One part of the Nitrosophilus kaiyonis genome encodes these proteins:
- the sdhA gene encoding succinate dehydrogenase flavoprotein subunit: MEIPIIKKDVVIVGAGLAGCAAARELKKAGKDVLVLTKLHPLRSHSGAAQGGVNAALSEEDSVDLHMFDTVKGSDYLADQNAVELMCSKAPETIRWIERMGAAFSRNEEGKIAQRPFGGQSKPRACFAKDRTGLTLLQTIYEQAFREGVEFWDEWYVADLLYKDGKAYGVVAFNLRDSKPAIFNAKAVMFATGGYARAFRINSNAHANTGDGLSIFARHGLPLEDMEFVQFHPSGLAGSGILISEAARGEGGRLYNSLGERFMEKYAPEKMELAPRDVVSRAIANEIREGRGVGPDKMAVYLDLTHLGEKKIMERLPELRDLAITFLGQDMVKEPIMITVTAHYSMGGIPVDIDGHVRKNKDELTEGLYAAGECACVSVHGANRLGANSLLEALFFGRHVGETIAKDLDNISCHEAQKLEANRMLEEMEFVLTNNGNERTAQLRKELQDSMFENAGVFRTEESLLKQKEILKELRRRYKNIRIDDKSKTFNTDLQEAIELGHMLDYAAFIVEGAIARKESRGAHYREDFPKRDDENFLKHTLAYMDEEGNINLDYMDVVLGKFEPQERKY, encoded by the coding sequence ATGGAAATACCTATTATTAAAAAAGATGTTGTAATTGTTGGTGCAGGATTAGCAGGATGTGCTGCTGCAAGAGAATTAAAAAAAGCAGGCAAAGATGTGCTTGTTTTAACAAAACTTCATCCTTTAAGAAGCCACTCTGGAGCTGCTCAAGGTGGTGTTAATGCAGCTTTGAGCGAAGAGGATAGCGTTGATCTTCATATGTTTGATACTGTAAAAGGAAGTGATTATTTAGCAGACCAAAACGCAGTTGAACTTATGTGTTCAAAAGCTCCTGAAACAATTAGATGGATTGAAAGAATGGGAGCTGCATTTAGTAGAAATGAAGAAGGAAAAATTGCTCAAAGGCCTTTTGGTGGACAAAGCAAGCCTAGAGCCTGTTTTGCAAAAGATAGAACAGGTTTAACTCTTCTTCAAACTATATATGAACAAGCTTTTAGAGAAGGGGTTGAGTTTTGGGATGAATGGTATGTAGCTGATCTTTTATATAAAGATGGAAAAGCTTATGGAGTTGTAGCATTTAATTTAAGAGATTCAAAACCAGCTATTTTTAATGCAAAAGCTGTTATGTTTGCAACTGGTGGCTATGCAAGAGCTTTTAGAATAAATTCAAATGCACACGCAAATACTGGAGATGGTCTGAGCATCTTTGCTAGACATGGACTTCCTCTTGAAGATATGGAATTTGTGCAATTTCACCCATCTGGTCTTGCAGGAAGTGGAATATTGATAAGTGAAGCAGCTCGTGGAGAAGGCGGAAGATTATATAACTCTCTTGGTGAGAGATTTATGGAAAAATATGCACCTGAAAAGATGGAGCTTGCTCCAAGAGATGTTGTTAGTAGAGCAATTGCAAATGAGATAAGAGAGGGAAGAGGTGTAGGACCTGATAAAATGGCAGTATATCTTGATCTTACTCATCTTGGTGAGAAAAAAATAATGGAAAGGCTACCTGAGTTAAGAGATTTAGCAATAACATTCCTTGGCCAGGATATGGTAAAAGAACCTATTATGATTACTGTTACTGCTCACTATTCTATGGGTGGGATCCCAGTTGATATTGATGGACATGTAAGAAAAAATAAAGATGAATTAACTGAAGGTTTATATGCAGCCGGTGAGTGTGCATGTGTTAGCGTTCATGGAGCAAATAGACTTGGAGCAAACTCACTACTTGAAGCTCTGTTTTTTGGAAGACATGTAGGTGAGACAATAGCTAAAGATTTAGACAATATCTCTTGTCATGAAGCCCAAAAGCTTGAAGCAAACAGAATGCTTGAAGAGATGGAGTTTGTATTAACAAATAACGGAAATGAAAGAACTGCACAATTAAGAAAAGAGTTGCAAGATAGTATGTTTGAAAATGCTGGAGTTTTTAGAACAGAGGAATCTTTATTAAAACAAAAAGAGATATTAAAAGAGCTTAGACGAAGATATAAAAATATAAGAATAGATGATAAATCAAAAACATTCAATACAGACCTTCAAGAAGCAATAGAGCTAGGACATATGCTTGATTATGCAGCTTTTATTGTTGAAGGAGCAATTGCTAGAAAAGAGTCACGTGGTGCTCATTATAGAGAAGATTTTCCAAAAAGAGATGATGAAAACTTCTTAAAACATACTTTAGCTTATATGGATGAAGAAGGAAATATAAATCTTGATTATATGGATGTGGTGCTTGGTAAATTTGAACCTCAAGAAAGAAAATATTAA
- a CDS encoding thiamine-phosphate kinase: protein MNKESFFISLFNNKFVGDDAAFLDKYIYSVDAFNENIHFKKEWLSYYEIGQKAMIVNISDAIAMNAKPLYALLSIALPKDIKPYQMEELAKGIKDIANRYKIEIIGGDTISGKKIDISITIISKTKKPIFRKPIKDGYLLAYTGELGRVKKDLDKLLRGKKVGKNSKFKKPILRDKFMQKASRYIKASMDISDGLFDDLGKLSKLNRIGFKFFNKIDKRVGCSGEEYELLFAFDKRDLKKILQISKITRTPITVFAKAVRKPYKNICKPHHF from the coding sequence GTGAATAAAGAGAGTTTTTTTATAAGTTTATTTAATAATAAATTTGTAGGTGATGATGCAGCTTTTTTAGATAAATATATATATAGTGTAGATGCATTTAATGAAAATATACATTTTAAAAAAGAGTGGCTAAGTTATTATGAAATTGGCCAAAAAGCTATGATTGTAAATATCTCTGATGCTATTGCTATGAATGCTAAGCCTCTTTATGCACTTTTAAGTATTGCTTTACCAAAAGATATAAAGCCTTATCAAATGGAAGAGCTGGCAAAAGGAATAAAAGATATTGCAAATAGATATAAAATAGAGATAATAGGTGGAGATACCATATCTGGAAAAAAAATTGATATATCGATAACTATAATTTCAAAAACAAAAAAGCCAATTTTTAGAAAGCCAATAAAAGATGGCTATTTATTGGCTTATACAGGTGAACTTGGTAGAGTAAAAAAAGATTTAGATAAGTTACTTAGGGGTAAAAAGGTTGGAAAAAATTCAAAATTTAAAAAGCCAATTTTAAGAGATAAATTTATGCAAAAAGCAAGTAGATATATAAAAGCTTCAATGGATATAAGTGATGGGCTTTTTGATGATTTGGGCAAACTATCAAAACTTAATAGAATTGGATTTAAATTTTTTAATAAAATAGATAAAAGAGTAGGGTGTAGTGGCGAAGAGTATGAGCTTTTATTCGCTTTTGATAAAAGAGATTTAAAAAAGATTTTACAAATTTCAAAGATTACAAGAACACCAATAACTGTTTTTGCAAAAGCTGTAAGAAAACCATATAAAAATATTTGCAAACCGCACCATTTTTAA
- the truD gene encoding tRNA pseudouridine(13) synthase TruD — translation MDRLFFLDHSPINFYFKQSPETFVVEEVPLYEFSGDGEHLILKVRKKNLTTWQMLQSISEQVGVKVKDIGYAGLKDKNALTYQYISINKKYEESLKKFSHPNIKIVETTKHKNKIRLGHLKGNRFFIRLKKVLPVDAKKIEEVLKIILKEGFPNYFGYQRFGIDGDNYILGKEIVEGKRKEKNRKKERLFINAYQSHLFNLWLSKRVEISKLICNFSKNEIKTLLDFPNGIVDELQKQCQFFKILPADLASHYPFGKIFEVENVIDESKRFQNRDISITGLLPGIKTKRANGIARIFERDFDDENIKTYGDRRFAWIFPENLEGIYKEEKAWYELNFFLPKGSYATVLLEEIAHRKLKSE, via the coding sequence ATGGATAGACTATTTTTTTTAGACCATTCGCCAATAAATTTTTATTTTAAACAATCTCCTGAGACTTTTGTTGTAGAAGAGGTGCCTTTATATGAATTTAGCGGTGATGGCGAGCATCTTATTTTAAAAGTTAGAAAGAAAAATCTCACTACCTGGCAGATGTTGCAATCTATAAGCGAGCAAGTTGGAGTAAAAGTTAAAGATATCGGTTATGCTGGATTAAAAGATAAAAATGCTTTAACTTATCAATATATTTCAATAAATAAAAAATATGAAGAGAGTTTAAAAAAGTTTTCTCATCCAAATATTAAAATAGTTGAGACTACTAAGCATAAAAATAAAATAAGACTTGGGCATTTAAAAGGAAATAGATTTTTTATAAGGCTTAAAAAAGTTTTGCCTGTTGATGCAAAAAAGATAGAAGAGGTTCTAAAAATTATACTAAAAGAGGGGTTTCCTAACTATTTTGGATATCAAAGATTTGGAATTGACGGTGATAATTATATTTTAGGAAAAGAGATAGTTGAAGGAAAAAGAAAAGAGAAAAATAGAAAAAAAGAGAGATTATTTATCAATGCATATCAAAGCCATCTTTTTAATTTATGGTTATCAAAAAGAGTAGAGATTTCAAAACTTATATGCAATTTTAGTAAAAATGAGATAAAAACTTTGCTTGATTTTCCAAATGGAATAGTAGATGAGCTTCAAAAACAGTGTCAATTTTTTAAAATTTTACCAGCAGATTTGGCAAGCCACTATCCTTTTGGAAAAATTTTTGAAGTTGAAAATGTAATCGATGAATCAAAAAGATTTCAAAATAGAGATATTTCAATTACAGGATTGCTTCCAGGTATAAAAACAAAAAGGGCTAATGGAATTGCTAGGATTTTTGAGCGAGATTTTGATGATGAAAATATAAAAACTTATGGAGATAGAAGATTTGCCTGGATTTTTCCTGAAAATTTAGAAGGTATTTATAAAGAGGAAAAAGCTTGGTATGAATTAAATTTCTTTTTGCCTAAAGGAAGTTATGCTACAGTTTTACTTGAAGAGATAGCTCATAGGAAATTGAAAAGTGAGTGA
- a CDS encoding ferritin-like domain-containing protein, with protein sequence MRWNYKEIDYEKINKKALKDNEFLFYLITSASFIEITSHVYEKNLKEFYKGDESLIKWLENVWEPEEIQHGKALKKFVNSVWKDFDWDSAYKRFLEDYLPHCTLEEFQPTKAKEMLARMVVETGTSTFYRAIENYSKDLDTPILAQISRNISKDEVYHYDIFEEAYQKYNKIEKLKKDDIIKVIYNRLKMVDGEDAKLAFKAIYEEKNLKKFEDKYYEEHKKNVGTFAKKYYPYNMAIKMLLRPLNLNKTIEKLTIPVIKGALKILGI encoded by the coding sequence ATGAGATGGAATTATAAAGAGATTGATTATGAAAAAATAAATAAAAAAGCTTTAAAAGATAATGAATTTCTTTTTTATTTAATAACGAGCGCTTCATTTATAGAGATAACAAGCCATGTATATGAAAAAAATTTAAAAGAGTTTTATAAGGGAGATGAGAGTTTAATAAAATGGCTTGAGAATGTTTGGGAGCCAGAAGAGATACAACATGGCAAAGCTTTGAAAAAATTCGTAAATAGTGTATGGAAAGATTTTGATTGGGATAGTGCATATAAAAGATTTTTAGAAGATTATTTGCCTCATTGTACTTTAGAAGAGTTTCAACCAACAAAAGCAAAAGAGATGTTGGCAAGAATGGTAGTAGAAACAGGAACAAGCACTTTTTATAGAGCAATAGAAAACTATTCAAAAGATTTAGATACTCCTATATTGGCACAAATCTCAAGAAATATTTCAAAAGATGAAGTATATCATTATGATATTTTTGAAGAAGCTTACCAAAAATATAATAAAATAGAAAAGTTAAAAAAAGATGACATTATAAAAGTCATTTATAATAGATTAAAAATGGTTGATGGAGAAGATGCTAAGCTTGCATTCAAAGCTATTTATGAAGAAAAAAATCTAAAAAAATTTGAAGATAAATATTATGAAGAGCATAAGAAAAATGTTGGAACATTTGCAAAGAAATATTATCCATATAATATGGCCATCAAAATGCTTTTAAGGCCATTAAATTTAAATAAAACTATAGAAAAGCTAACAATTCCGGTTATAAAAGGTGCTCTAAAAATTTTGGGAATATAA
- a CDS encoding YggS family pyridoxal phosphate-dependent enzyme → MDKYRLRDNFDEIVNRVERARLKISEYHIVKIVAVSKYVSSKEVRELYDLGQRAFGENRVQDLKQKMEETDDLPLEWHFIGRLQKNKINHLIDLDPFLMQSLDSLELALEIDKRLEAKGKKLNCLLQINSAKEETKAGVLPELAYDEYLKIIENTKHINLKGVMTIGAHTEDEELIKKSFETTYKIFENLKPHGAKICSMGMSNDFELAIACGSNMVRIGSLFFK, encoded by the coding sequence ATGGATAAATATAGATTAAGAGATAATTTTGATGAAATTGTAAATAGAGTGGAAAGAGCAAGACTTAAAATTAGTGAATATCATATAGTAAAAATTGTAGCTGTTAGTAAATATGTTTCAAGTAAAGAGGTTAGAGAGCTATATGATTTGGGTCAAAGAGCCTTTGGGGAAAATAGAGTACAAGATTTAAAACAAAAAATGGAAGAAACAGATGATTTGCCATTAGAGTGGCACTTTATTGGAAGGCTTCAAAAAAATAAGATAAATCATTTAATTGATTTAGATCCATTTTTAATGCAATCATTAGATAGTTTAGAGTTGGCTTTAGAGATTGATAAAAGATTGGAAGCAAAAGGGAAAAAGCTTAACTGTCTTTTACAAATAAACAGTGCCAAAGAAGAGACAAAAGCAGGCGTTTTACCTGAACTAGCATATGATGAATATCTTAAAATTATTGAAAATACAAAACATATAAACTTAAAAGGTGTTATGACAATAGGGGCTCATACAGAAGATGAAGAATTGATTAAAAAAAGTTTCGAAACAACATATAAAATATTTGAAAATTTAAAACCACACGGTGCAAAAATTTGCTCTATGGGAATGAGCAATGATTTTGAATTGGCAATTGCATGTGGCTCAAATATGGTAAGAATTGGCTCACTTTTCTTTAAATAG
- the rseP gene encoding RIP metalloprotease RseP, whose product MGIIVSLLVLSFLIFFHELGHFLAARFFGVKVERFSIGFGPIIAKKYFKGTEWAISAIPLGGYVKMKGQDDLDPTKRSSDPNSYNSKKPWQRIVILFAGPFANFFLAFLLYYIISIMGSNTLAPVVGEVMKNSPAQKAGLMPKDKIVKINNTPITKWEDISKAISKYQGALRVEIIRNNQIKIVIIEPKILEVKNIFGEKVKRKMIGISPSGDVIKVYYSPIEAIKVAYDKTVAASLMIIKGIEKMIEGVVPLKEVGGVISIMDITAKASQVGIAALFSLTALISVNLGVLNLLPIPALDGGHIVFNLYELITKKVPSEDIIYKLTLLGWMILLMLMGLGIYNDINRIFGVSNG is encoded by the coding sequence ATGGGAATAATAGTTAGTTTACTTGTTTTATCTTTTTTAATATTTTTTCATGAACTTGGACATTTTTTAGCTGCAAGATTTTTTGGAGTAAAAGTTGAGAGATTTAGTATAGGCTTTGGTCCCATTATTGCAAAAAAATATTTTAAAGGAACTGAATGGGCAATAAGTGCTATCCCTCTTGGCGGATATGTAAAAATGAAAGGTCAAGATGATCTTGATCCCACAAAGAGAAGCAGTGACCCAAATAGTTACAACTCTAAAAAACCTTGGCAAAGAATAGTAATACTTTTTGCAGGACCCTTTGCAAACTTTTTTTTAGCATTTTTACTATATTATATTATTTCAATTATGGGAAGCAATACATTAGCACCAGTTGTTGGAGAAGTTATGAAAAATTCGCCTGCTCAAAAAGCAGGATTGATGCCAAAAGATAAAATAGTAAAGATAAATAATACACCTATAACTAAATGGGAAGATATCAGTAAAGCCATTAGTAAATATCAAGGTGCTTTAAGAGTTGAAATAATAAGAAATAATCAAATAAAAATTGTTATAATTGAGCCAAAAATTTTAGAAGTCAAAAACATTTTTGGAGAAAAAGTAAAAAGAAAAATGATAGGTATATCTCCATCAGGCGATGTAATAAAAGTCTATTATTCACCAATTGAAGCAATCAAAGTTGCCTATGATAAAACAGTTGCGGCAAGCTTAATGATAATAAAAGGAATAGAAAAAATGATAGAAGGAGTTGTTCCTTTAAAAGAGGTTGGAGGAGTAATATCAATAATGGATATTACTGCAAAAGCATCTCAAGTTGGAATAGCAGCCCTATTTTCATTAACGGCACTGATTTCAGTAAACCTTGGCGTGCTTAATCTTTTGCCAATCCCAGCATTAGATGGTGGACATATAGTTTTTAATCTATATGAGCTTATAACAAAAAAAGTTCCAAGTGAAGATATAATATATAAACTAACTCTTCTTGGTTGGATGATTTTACTAATGCTTATGGGACTTGGAATTTATAATGATATAAATAGAATTTTTGGAGTATCAAATGGATAA
- the pgsA gene encoding CDP-diacylglycerol--glycerol-3-phosphate 3-phosphatidyltransferase produces MVEAVLNKRIILTNINIPNILAFIRLFIAPIMFMFLVNRDLFANIHPSWLDFLAAFLFVFASLTDFFDGYIARKFNQITQLGKILDPLADKMLTLAGFLGLMMLDRANPWAIYLILTREFFITGLRVAAVSENKEISASFLGKIKTITQMFAIGFLIMNWPGGTLLLWLAVFITLYSGYEYIKEYLK; encoded by the coding sequence ATGGTGGAAGCAGTTTTAAATAAAAGGATAATTTTGACTAACATAAACATTCCAAATATTTTAGCCTTTATTAGGCTTTTTATTGCTCCAATTATGTTTATGTTTTTAGTAAATAGGGATCTATTTGCAAATATTCATCCATCATGGCTTGATTTTTTGGCAGCATTTTTATTTGTCTTTGCTTCTTTGACAGATTTTTTTGATGGATATATTGCAAGAAAATTCAATCAAATAACACAACTTGGAAAAATACTTGATCCTCTTGCTGATAAAATGCTAACTCTTGCAGGTTTTTTAGGTCTAATGATGTTAGATAGAGCAAATCCATGGGCAATCTATCTAATACTCACAAGAGAGTTTTTTATAACAGGTTTAAGAGTAGCTGCAGTTAGTGAAAATAAAGAGATATCAGCATCATTTTTAGGAAAAATAAAAACAATAACACAAATGTTTGCTATAGGTTTTTTGATTATGAACTGGCCAGGAGGAACACTGCTTTTATGGCTTGCTGTGTTTATCACACTTTATAGTGGATATGAGTATATCAAAGAATATTTGAAATAG
- a CDS encoding enoyl-ACP reductase: MKGKTLVISGGTRGIGKAIVERFAKAGVNVAFTYNTNEELANSLAKELEEKYNIKAKAYKLNILEPDEYKSLFKEIDQDFDRVDFFISNAIISGRPVVGGFAPFMRLKPRGLNNIYTATVLAFVVGAQEAAKRMEKVGGGSIISMSSTGNIVYTPNYAGHGSSKAAVETMVKYAAAELGEKNIRVNAVSGGPIDTDALRAFPNYEEVKAETIKRASIKRMGQPEDLAGACFFLCSDEAGWITGQTLIIDGGSSFK, encoded by the coding sequence ATGAAAGGAAAAACATTAGTTATAAGTGGCGGAACAAGAGGTATAGGCAAAGCTATAGTTGAGAGATTTGCAAAAGCTGGTGTTAATGTTGCATTTACTTATAATACAAATGAAGAACTTGCAAACTCTTTGGCAAAAGAGCTAGAAGAAAAATATAACATAAAAGCAAAAGCATATAAACTTAATATATTAGAGCCTGATGAATATAAGAGCCTTTTTAAAGAGATAGATCAAGATTTTGATAGAGTTGATTTTTTTATTTCAAATGCAATTATTTCTGGAAGGCCGGTAGTAGGAGGATTTGCTCCTTTTATGAGACTAAAACCTAGAGGGCTTAATAATATATATACAGCAACAGTTTTAGCATTTGTTGTTGGGGCTCAAGAAGCTGCAAAAAGAATGGAAAAAGTTGGTGGTGGAAGCATTATATCTATGAGTTCAACAGGAAATATAGTATATACACCAAATTATGCTGGACATGGAAGTTCTAAAGCTGCAGTTGAAACTATGGTCAAATATGCAGCTGCTGAACTTGGTGAGAAAAATATTAGAGTAAATGCAGTAAGTGGTGGACCAATTGATACTGATGCTCTAAGAGCTTTTCCAAATTATGAAGAGGTAAAAGCTGAAACTATAAAAAGAGCTTCCATAAAAAGAATGGGACAACCTGAAGATTTAGCTGGAGCATGCTTTTTTTTATGCTCTGATGAAGCTGGCTGGATAACTGGACAGACATTAATAATTGATGGTGGAAGCAGTTTTAAATAA
- the dapA gene encoding 4-hydroxy-tetrahydrodipicolinate synthase: MRKLKGAMTALITPFKNGKIDEEKYARLIQRQVDNMIDVVVPVGTTGESATLTHDEHKRCIEIAVEVCKGTETRVMAGAGSNSTHEAIDLALFAQNAGADAILSVSPYYNKPTQEGIYQHYKAIANSVDIPVLLYNVPGRTSVDIQPQTIFRLFDEVENIYGVKEASGSIERCVELLAKRPELYVISGDDAINYPIIANGGMGCISVTANLLPDKIATLIHAGIAGQFDTSKMVNDELFEINKILFIESNPIPIKAAMYIAGLLDNLEYRLPLVPPSKENMKKIEKILEKYEVVK, from the coding sequence ATGAGAAAACTAAAAGGTGCTATGACTGCATTAATAACCCCTTTTAAAAACGGAAAAATTGATGAAGAAAAATATGCTAGGCTTATTCAAAGGCAAGTTGATAATATGATAGATGTTGTTGTTCCAGTAGGTACGACAGGTGAGAGTGCAACTTTAACTCATGATGAGCATAAAAGATGTATCGAAATTGCTGTTGAAGTTTGTAAAGGTACTGAAACAAGAGTTATGGCTGGAGCTGGAAGCAACTCTACCCATGAAGCAATAGATCTTGCTTTATTTGCACAAAATGCTGGAGCAGATGCGATTTTAAGTGTATCTCCATACTATAATAAACCAACTCAAGAAGGAATATATCAACATTATAAAGCTATAGCTAATTCTGTTGATATTCCGGTGTTATTATATAATGTTCCAGGTAGAACTTCGGTAGATATTCAACCTCAAACAATTTTTAGACTTTTTGATGAAGTAGAAAATATTTATGGTGTAAAAGAGGCCAGTGGATCTATTGAAAGATGTGTAGAACTTCTTGCAAAAAGACCAGAACTTTATGTTATAAGTGGAGATGATGCAATAAACTATCCAATAATTGCAAATGGTGGAATGGGCTGTATCTCTGTAACTGCAAATCTTCTTCCAGATAAAATTGCCACATTAATTCATGCAGGTATTGCAGGACAGTTTGATACATCAAAAATGGTAAATGATGAGCTATTTGAGATAAATAAGATACTTTTTATTGAAAGCAATCCAATTCCAATAAAAGCGGCAATGTATATAGCTGGTCTTTTAGACAATCTAGAATATAGGCTTCCATTAGTGCCACCAAGTAAAGAAAATATGAAAAAAATAGAAAAAATATTAGAAAAATATGAGGTAGTAAAATGA
- a CDS encoding M16 family metallopeptidase, with translation MKQIFFILILIGGLMGSSLPKYYEKDLKNGLKVVAIPMHNNSNVITTNIFYKVGSRNEVMGKSGIAHMLEHMNFKSTKNLKAGEFDEIVKSFGGVDNASTGFDYTHYYIKSSSKNLDKSLELFAELMENLSLKDEEFQPERNVVAEERRWRTDNNPVGYLYFRLFNNTFIYHPYHWTPIGFMQDILNWSIEDIRNFHKIYYQPKNAIIVVAGDIDKDEVFKKAEKYFDHIKNCCDIPKVHMVEPKQDGEKRVVIYKQSEVEIVAIAYHIPNFAHKDQFALSAISALLSDGKSSRLYKKLVDEKKMVNTIYAYNMDLKDPGIFLFMAVCNPGIKAEDVEKEILKEVENLKMGKISKKELEKIKINTKADFIFSLENSSNVADLFGSYFARGDIEPLLKYEENIDKLTPKDLQDVAKKYFYKENSTTVILRKEKR, from the coding sequence ATGAAACAGATATTTTTTATACTTATTTTAATAGGGGGATTAATGGGTAGCAGTTTGCCAAAATATTATGAAAAAGATTTGAAAAATGGACTAAAAGTAGTTGCAATTCCTATGCACAATAACTCAAATGTGATTACTACAAATATATTTTATAAAGTTGGAAGTAGAAATGAAGTAATGGGAAAAAGTGGAATAGCCCATATGCTTGAACATATGAATTTTAAATCAACAAAAAATCTAAAAGCTGGTGAATTTGATGAAATTGTAAAAAGTTTTGGTGGTGTTGATAATGCTTCAACAGGTTTTGATTATACACATTACTATATAAAATCTAGTTCAAAAAATTTAGATAAGTCTTTAGAGCTTTTTGCAGAATTAATGGAAAATCTTTCATTAAAAGATGAAGAGTTTCAGCCTGAAAGAAATGTTGTAGCTGAAGAGAGACGCTGGAGAACAGATAATAATCCAGTAGGATATCTTTATTTTAGACTTTTTAATAACACATTTATTTATCATCCATATCATTGGACTCCAATAGGCTTTATGCAAGACATTTTAAATTGGAGTATCGAAGATATTAGAAATTTTCACAAAATTTACTATCAACCTAAAAATGCCATAATTGTAGTAGCTGGAGATATAGATAAAGATGAAGTGTTTAAAAAGGCTGAAAAATATTTTGACCATATAAAAAACTGCTGTGATATTCCTAAAGTTCATATGGTTGAACCTAAACAAGATGGTGAAAAAAGAGTTGTTATTTATAAACAAAGCGAAGTAGAAATAGTTGCAATTGCTTATCATATACCAAATTTTGCTCATAAAGACCAATTTGCCCTCTCTGCAATTTCAGCTCTTTTAAGTGATGGTAAAAGTAGCAGACTCTATAAAAAACTTGTTGATGAAAAGAAGATGGTTAATACCATATATGCATACAATATGGACCTAAAAGACCCAGGAATTTTTCTTTTTATGGCAGTTTGCAATCCAGGAATTAAAGCTGAAGATGTTGAAAAAGAGATTTTAAAAGAGGTTGAAAATTTAAAAATGGGAAAAATTAGCAAAAAAGAGCTAGAAAAAATAAAAATTAATACAAAAGCAGATTTTATATTCTCTTTAGAAAATTCAAGCAATGTGGCTGACCTTTTTGGAAGCTATTTTGCAAGAGGAGATATTGAACCTTTACTAAAATATGAGGAAAATATTGATAAACTAACACCAAAAGATCTTCAAGATGTAGCGAAAAAATATTTTTATAAAGAAAATTCTACAACTGTTATATTAAGAAAGGAAAAGAGATGA